The following are from one region of the Actinomyces sp. oral taxon 897 genome:
- a CDS encoding F0F1 ATP synthase subunit gamma — MAGNQRVYKQRIRSTQTLQKVFRAMELIASSRIGAARRNAQEAGPYDDALSQAVAALGTYSHLDDHPITRRRTDTQRVAVLVVTSDRGMAGAYSATILRESEKLLEQLSASGREPMVFTFGRRAQSYFSFLGRAVEYSWVGESDRPSDHSIDELARVLLEYFLAPVSAGGVAELHIVFTRYVSMVTQVPEVRRMLPLKIVDVTGPGELDRSEDADAQTFDSSPLYEFEPSQDAVLDALLTRYVCSRIRNALLQAAASELASRQQAMHTATDNAEELITTYTRLANAARQSDITQEITEIVSGADSLGPE; from the coding sequence GTGGCCGGCAACCAGCGCGTCTACAAGCAGCGTATCCGCTCCACCCAGACCCTCCAGAAGGTCTTCCGGGCCATGGAGCTCATTGCCTCCTCCCGGATCGGGGCGGCACGCCGCAACGCGCAGGAGGCGGGGCCCTACGACGACGCCCTGAGCCAGGCGGTGGCCGCCCTGGGCACCTACTCCCACCTCGACGACCACCCCATCACCCGCAGGCGCACCGACACCCAGCGGGTGGCGGTCCTGGTGGTCACCTCCGACCGCGGCATGGCCGGGGCCTACTCGGCCACCATCCTGAGGGAGTCCGAGAAGCTCCTGGAGCAGCTGAGCGCGTCGGGCAGGGAGCCGATGGTCTTCACCTTCGGGCGCCGCGCCCAGAGCTACTTCTCCTTCCTCGGGCGGGCGGTGGAGTACTCCTGGGTGGGGGAGTCCGACCGCCCCAGCGACCACTCCATCGACGAGCTGGCCAGGGTGCTCCTGGAGTACTTCCTGGCCCCCGTCTCCGCCGGCGGGGTGGCCGAGCTGCACATCGTCTTCACCCGCTACGTCTCCATGGTCACCCAGGTGCCCGAGGTGCGTCGTATGCTGCCGCTGAAGATCGTGGACGTCACCGGCCCCGGCGAGCTCGACCGCTCCGAGGACGCCGACGCCCAGACCTTCGACTCCTCCCCGCTGTACGAGTTCGAGCCCAGTCAGGACGCCGTCCTGGACGCCCTGTTGACCCGCTACGTGTGCTCACGCATCCGCAACGCCCTCCTCCAGGCCGCCGCCAGTGAGCTCGCCAGCCGCCAGCAGGCCATGCACACGGCCACCGACAACGCCGAGGAACTCATCACCACCTACACGCGCCTGGCCAACGCCGCCCGCCAGAGCGACATCACCCAGGAGATCACCGAGATCGTCTCGGGGGCGGACTCCCTGGGCCCGGAGTAG
- the atpA gene encoding F0F1 ATP synthase subunit alpha translates to MAELTIRPEEIRSALNEFAASYRPAQVAAEEVGHVVFAADGIAHVEGLPGVMANELLTFEDGTAGLAMNLDERQIGVVVLGNFGGIDEGQVVRRTGEVLSVPVGDAYLGRVVDPLGRPIDGLGEIQAEGRRALELQAPGVMSRKSVHEPLQTGLKAIDSMIPIGRGQRQLIIGDRQTGKTAVALDTILNQKAAWDSGDPDKQVRCIYVATGQKGSTIAAVRGALEERGALEYTTIVASPASDPAGFKYLSPYTGSAIGQHWMYSGKHVLIVFDDLSKQAEAYRAVSLLLRRPPGREAYPGDVFYLHSRLLERCAKLSDDLGAGSMTGLPVIETKANDVSAYIPTNVISITDGQIFLQSDLFNSDQRPAVDVGISVSRVGGAAQVKAMKQVAGTLKLTLAQYRSMQAFAIFASDLDAATRAQLTRGERLMELLKQPQYTPYPVEEQVASVWTGTNGYLDDLEVSDVLTFEASLLDHLRRNSTVLETVRSTGVLDKDTEEALRQAVESFRTSYLSGGQMLGAQAAAPEEPAGAEHTVEQIVVSRS, encoded by the coding sequence ATGGCAGAGCTGACCATCAGGCCCGAGGAGATCCGCTCGGCCCTGAACGAGTTCGCCGCGTCCTACAGGCCCGCGCAGGTTGCTGCCGAGGAGGTCGGGCACGTTGTCTTCGCCGCCGACGGCATCGCCCACGTCGAGGGCCTTCCCGGCGTCATGGCCAACGAGCTGCTCACCTTCGAGGACGGCACCGCCGGGCTGGCCATGAACCTCGACGAGCGCCAGATCGGCGTCGTGGTCCTGGGCAACTTCGGCGGCATCGACGAGGGCCAGGTGGTGCGCCGCACCGGTGAGGTCCTGTCCGTGCCCGTGGGCGACGCCTACCTGGGGCGCGTGGTGGACCCCCTGGGCAGGCCCATTGACGGCCTGGGGGAGATTCAAGCCGAGGGGCGTCGCGCCCTGGAGCTCCAGGCGCCCGGGGTCATGTCCCGCAAGTCTGTCCACGAGCCCCTCCAGACCGGGCTCAAGGCTATTGACTCCATGATCCCCATCGGCCGCGGGCAGCGCCAGCTCATTATCGGTGACCGCCAGACCGGCAAGACGGCCGTCGCCCTGGACACCATCCTCAACCAGAAGGCGGCCTGGGACAGCGGGGACCCGGACAAGCAGGTGCGCTGCATCTACGTGGCCACCGGGCAGAAGGGCTCCACCATCGCCGCCGTGCGCGGCGCCCTGGAGGAGCGCGGCGCCCTGGAGTACACCACCATCGTGGCCTCCCCGGCCTCCGACCCGGCCGGCTTCAAGTACCTGTCGCCCTACACCGGCTCCGCCATCGGGCAGCACTGGATGTACTCCGGCAAGCACGTCCTGATCGTCTTCGACGACCTGTCCAAGCAGGCCGAGGCCTACCGGGCCGTCTCCCTGCTGCTGCGCCGCCCACCGGGCCGTGAGGCCTACCCCGGCGACGTCTTCTACCTGCACTCCCGCCTGCTGGAACGCTGCGCCAAGCTCTCCGACGACCTGGGGGCCGGGTCAATGACCGGCCTGCCGGTCATTGAGACCAAGGCCAATGATGTCTCGGCCTACATCCCCACCAACGTCATCTCCATCACCGACGGGCAGATCTTCCTCCAGTCCGACCTGTTCAACTCCGACCAGCGCCCGGCCGTGGACGTGGGCATCTCGGTGTCCCGCGTGGGCGGTGCCGCCCAGGTCAAGGCCATGAAGCAGGTGGCCGGCACGCTCAAGCTCACCCTGGCCCAGTACCGCTCCATGCAGGCCTTCGCCATATTCGCCTCCGACCTGGACGCCGCCACCCGCGCCCAGCTCACCCGCGGCGAGCGCCTCATGGAGCTGCTCAAGCAGCCCCAGTACACGCCCTACCCGGTCGAGGAGCAGGTCGCCAGCGTGTGGACCGGCACCAACGGCTACCTCGACGACCTGGAGGTCTCCGATGTGCTGACCTTCGAGGCCTCCCTGCTGGACCACCTGCGCCGCAACTCCACGGTGCTGGAGACCGTCCGGAGCACCGGCGTGCTGGACAAGGACACCGAGGAGGCGCTGCGCCAGGCCGTGGAGTCCTTCCGCACCAGCTACCTGTCCGGAGGCCAGATGCTCGGCGCCCAGGCCGCCGCCCCCGAGGAGCCCGCGGGGGCCGAGCACACGGTCGAGCAGATCGTCGTGAGCAGGAGCTGA
- a CDS encoding F0F1 ATP synthase subunit delta translates to MNTGTAATRATVRQAWAPVLRSAGAQGQELGQQILDVAHQVAVAPLRGPLTDPGRKPDDKADLARRLFTGKVDDRVVDLLQAMVRGRWSRPVDLISALHDLGIEAILIGAHADGTVGDIEQEVFAVADLLAADPALRQALQPSKRTSTEARVRLAERVFAAHVSAPAMSLVRWCVRHQPEIAVGGVPYNLRRVAERAAAIEHRTIADVVTAQPMTTAQERRLRLILTRRLGTAVDLNTVVDPAVIGGARITVKSHVIDHTVRGTIADVRARLAG, encoded by the coding sequence GTGAACACCGGGACCGCCGCCACCCGTGCGACCGTGCGCCAGGCCTGGGCCCCGGTACTGCGCTCCGCCGGGGCGCAGGGCCAGGAGCTGGGCCAGCAGATCCTCGACGTCGCCCACCAGGTGGCCGTCGCCCCGCTGCGCGGCCCCCTGACCGACCCCGGACGCAAGCCCGACGACAAGGCCGACCTGGCCCGACGGCTCTTCACCGGCAAGGTCGACGACCGGGTGGTGGACCTGCTCCAGGCCATGGTGCGCGGGCGCTGGTCCCGCCCGGTGGACCTCATCTCCGCCCTGCACGACCTGGGGATCGAGGCCATCCTCATTGGCGCCCACGCCGACGGCACGGTGGGCGACATTGAGCAGGAGGTCTTCGCCGTCGCCGACCTGCTGGCGGCCGACCCCGCCCTGCGCCAGGCCCTCCAGCCCTCCAAGCGCACCAGCACCGAGGCGCGCGTACGCCTGGCCGAGCGGGTCTTCGCCGCCCACGTCTCCGCGCCCGCCATGAGCCTGGTGCGCTGGTGCGTGCGCCACCAGCCGGAGATCGCGGTCGGCGGGGTGCCCTACAACCTGCGCCGGGTGGCCGAGCGCGCGGCCGCCATCGAGCACCGCACCATCGCCGACGTGGTCACCGCCCAGCCCATGACCACGGCCCAGGAGAGGCGCCTGCGCCTTATCCTGACCCGCAGGCTGGGCACCGCCGTGGATCTCAACACGGTGGTGGACCCCGCGGTCATCGGGGGGGCGCGCATTACCGTCAAGAGCCACGTCATCGACCACACCGTACGCGGCACCATCGCCGACGTGCGCGCCCGCCTGGCGGGATGA
- a CDS encoding F0F1 ATP synthase subunit B — protein sequence MLPVIAAAAAEESGGTAFILPPAYEIFWAAVVLLLIVLVVGRYGLPRIYRLLDERAERIEKGLELAAKAEEGQADAEKRAERLVQEARLEAAHIRQDAQNQAKEIIAQARQAAQVDAAAIQEGASRQILAEKQAAQISLRTDVGLLATALAERIVGEQLRDTDLSARVIDRFLDELEKAPTSHGIDNGAAVEELR from the coding sequence ATGCTCCCGGTCATTGCCGCCGCCGCCGCGGAGGAGAGCGGGGGGACGGCGTTCATCCTGCCTCCCGCCTACGAGATCTTCTGGGCCGCCGTCGTCCTGCTGCTCATTGTCCTGGTGGTGGGCAGGTACGGCCTGCCGCGCATCTACCGGCTCCTCGACGAGCGCGCCGAGCGCATTGAGAAGGGCCTGGAGCTGGCGGCAAAGGCCGAGGAGGGGCAGGCCGACGCCGAGAAGCGTGCCGAGCGCCTGGTCCAGGAGGCCCGCCTGGAGGCGGCCCACATCCGACAGGACGCCCAGAACCAGGCCAAGGAGATTATCGCCCAGGCGCGCCAGGCCGCCCAGGTCGACGCCGCCGCCATCCAGGAGGGCGCCAGCCGCCAGATCCTGGCTGAGAAGCAGGCTGCCCAGATCTCCCTGCGCACCGACGTCGGTCTGCTCGCCACCGCCCTGGCCGAGCGGATCGTGGGCGAGCAGCTGCGTGACACGGACCTGAGCGCCCGGGTCATTGACCGCTTCCTCGACGAGCTCGAGAAGGCCCCGACCTCCCACGGCATTGACAACGGGGCCGCGGTGGAGGAGCTGCGGTGA
- the atpE gene encoding ATP synthase F0 subunit C, with amino-acid sequence MNGVNLVAAFAYIGYGLATLGPALGIGVLVGKTQEATARQPEVGGRLFTNMIIGAGMVEALGLIGFVLPLIVK; translated from the coding sequence ATGAACGGCGTTAACCTTGTGGCCGCCTTTGCGTACATTGGCTACGGCCTGGCCACCCTGGGGCCCGCCCTGGGCATCGGCGTCCTCGTGGGCAAGACCCAGGAGGCCACCGCCCGCCAGCCCGAGGTCGGAGGCCGCCTGTTCACCAACATGATCATTGGCGCCGGCATGGTCGAGGCCCTGGGCCTGATCGGCTTCGTGCTGCCGCTCATTGTCAAGTGA
- the atpB gene encoding F0F1 ATP synthase subunit A, whose translation MQTVTDDTVTPRVVPKAYAKPRWYWVLVVLLCAVIVVTAVPAFSTQPHSPSVEDFFPHAIVGEGTFYELNRLILARIVMGLALCLVVVLGVRRLTMVPGRGQAVLELAADFVRGGIAVQLLGPRNGKRFAPILATLFWAVLAMNIAGIVPGIDIAASSVVAVPMTFAALTYVVFIGAGIRERGLGRFLASQLFPPGLPKGMYLLITPIEFLSNLVVRPVTLTLRLLCNMVSGHLLLGITYFGTTSLLLHLQATSPLGALTGAAMVIMTLFEAFVAVLQAYIFTILSGVYIKLSIEAH comes from the coding sequence ATGCAGACAGTCACCGACGATACCGTGACACCTCGGGTGGTACCCAAGGCGTATGCTAAGCCACGCTGGTACTGGGTCCTCGTGGTCCTCCTGTGCGCGGTCATCGTCGTCACGGCCGTGCCGGCCTTCAGCACCCAGCCGCACAGCCCCAGCGTGGAGGACTTCTTCCCCCACGCCATCGTGGGCGAGGGGACCTTCTACGAGCTCAACCGCCTGATCCTGGCGCGGATCGTCATGGGCCTGGCCCTGTGCCTGGTGGTGGTCCTGGGGGTGCGTCGCCTGACCATGGTCCCCGGCCGGGGGCAGGCGGTGCTGGAGCTCGCGGCCGACTTCGTGCGCGGCGGTATCGCCGTCCAGCTCCTGGGTCCCAGGAACGGCAAGCGCTTCGCCCCTATCCTGGCCACCCTGTTCTGGGCGGTGCTCGCCATGAACATCGCGGGCATTGTCCCGGGCATTGACATTGCCGCCTCCTCGGTGGTGGCCGTGCCCATGACCTTCGCGGCCCTGACCTACGTGGTCTTCATTGGCGCGGGCATCCGCGAGCGGGGGCTGGGCCGCTTCCTGGCCTCCCAGCTCTTCCCCCCGGGCCTGCCCAAGGGCATGTACCTGCTCATCACCCCCATCGAGTTCCTCTCCAACCTGGTGGTGCGGCCGGTCACCCTCACCCTGCGTCTGCTGTGCAACATGGTCTCGGGCCACCTGCTGCTGGGCATCACCTACTTCGGCACCACCAGCCTGCTGCTCCACCTCCAGGCCACCTCGCCCCTGGGCGCCCTGACCGGTGCGGCCATGGTCATCATGACCCTCTTTGAGGCCTTTGTGGCCGTCTTGCAGGCGTATATTTTCACCATCCTGTCCGGCGTCTACATCAAGCTCTCCATCGAGGCCCACTGA
- a CDS encoding pseudouridine synthase, whose amino-acid sequence MTKPTTRSQDARATQTARTATGTGTGLGAGPGAGPGAARPALTGAVARLRRLLLGASCVLVAAQVAWTLLGEPRRPLPTLLVSAVATTALLSSIWLVLGRMVRSGTGLVPAWVAAGYVLRLGILAAAVVVGKVAGLGTRMIGTSLIVAVLTGLLAETVVLARTRILVVEPDAGPRP is encoded by the coding sequence ATGACAAAGCCCACCACCCGGTCCCAGGACGCCCGGGCCACCCAGACCGCCCGGACCGCTACCGGGACCGGCACCGGGCTCGGTGCGGGGCCCGGCGCCGGACCTGGTGCCGCCCGCCCGGCCCTGACCGGGGCCGTGGCCCGCCTGCGGCGCCTGCTGCTGGGAGCCTCCTGCGTCCTGGTCGCCGCGCAGGTGGCCTGGACCCTGCTGGGAGAGCCGCGCCGCCCGCTGCCCACCCTCCTGGTGTCCGCCGTGGCCACCACGGCGCTGCTGTCCTCCATCTGGCTGGTCCTGGGGCGGATGGTGCGCTCCGGTACCGGGCTCGTGCCAGCCTGGGTGGCGGCTGGCTACGTCCTGCGCCTGGGGATCCTGGCGGCGGCCGTGGTGGTCGGGAAGGTCGCAGGCCTGGGCACCCGGATGATCGGTACCTCACTCATTGTCGCGGTCCTTACGGGGCTGCTCGCCGAGACCGTCGTGCTGGCACGCACGCGGATCCTCGTGGTGGAGCCTGACGCGGGCCCCCGCCCCTGA
- a CDS encoding MraY family glycosyltransferase, whose product MKVYVLVALIAAAVTYLSVPVVRHIALVANALSPVRSRDVHVTPVPRLGGLAMYAGFTVAITVASHIPYLAGVMNSSAWAVVLGAGLVCLLGVIDDLWELDWMTKLAGQVLAAGVMAWKGVQLITFPIGGLTIGSANLSLGTTIVVVLVAINAVNFIDGLDGLAAGVIGIGATAFFLYVYVLTRFTSPGSFSSQAATLVCALIGICVGFLPHNFNPATIFMGDSGSMQLGLISAAVTIIVTGQVDPASLPTTSAVGVFLPIIIPVAVLLLPLTDMVMAVVRRTRAGLSPFHPDRMHMHHRLLARGHSHRRAVLVMYMWTAITAFSVASLSFFPAPAVGAATVGAVLVAVPLTSNLVPGLFLPLPRSMPGRHAPPRTGRRTHPAKERQ is encoded by the coding sequence GTGAAGGTCTACGTCCTGGTCGCCCTCATTGCCGCCGCCGTCACCTACCTGTCGGTTCCCGTGGTACGCCACATTGCGCTGGTGGCCAACGCGCTGTCCCCGGTGCGCTCGCGGGACGTGCACGTCACCCCCGTCCCGCGCCTGGGCGGGCTGGCCATGTACGCGGGCTTCACCGTCGCCATTACCGTCGCCAGCCACATCCCCTACCTGGCCGGGGTCATGAACTCCAGCGCCTGGGCGGTGGTCCTGGGGGCGGGGCTGGTGTGCCTCCTGGGCGTCATCGACGACCTGTGGGAGCTGGACTGGATGACCAAGCTGGCCGGGCAGGTGCTGGCCGCCGGGGTCATGGCCTGGAAGGGCGTCCAGCTCATTACCTTCCCTATCGGCGGGCTGACCATCGGCTCGGCCAACCTGAGCCTGGGGACCACGATCGTGGTGGTCCTGGTGGCCATTAACGCCGTGAACTTCATTGACGGCCTGGACGGCCTGGCGGCGGGCGTCATCGGGATCGGCGCCACTGCCTTCTTCCTGTACGTCTACGTGCTCACGCGCTTTACCTCCCCGGGATCCTTCAGCTCCCAGGCCGCCACCCTGGTGTGCGCCCTCATAGGGATCTGCGTGGGCTTCCTGCCCCACAACTTCAACCCCGCCACCATCTTCATGGGCGACTCCGGCTCCATGCAGCTGGGCCTGATCTCGGCGGCCGTGACCATTATCGTCACCGGCCAGGTGGACCCCGCCAGCCTGCCGACCACCAGCGCGGTGGGCGTGTTCCTGCCCATTATCATCCCGGTGGCGGTGCTCCTGCTGCCCCTGACGGACATGGTCATGGCGGTGGTGCGCCGTACCCGGGCCGGGCTCAGCCCCTTCCACCCCGACCGCATGCACATGCACCACCGGCTCCTGGCCCGGGGCCACTCCCACCGCCGTGCCGTCCTGGTCATGTACATGTGGACGGCGATCACCGCCTTCTCGGTGGCCTCCCTGTCCTTCTTCCCGGCCCCGGCGGTCGGGGCGGCGACGGTGGGGGCGGTGCTGGTGGCCGTCCCCCTGACCAGCAACCTCGTACCCGGCCTGTTCCTGCCGCTGCCGCGCAGCATGCCCGGCCGGCACGCCCCGCCCCGCACGGGGCGCCGCACCCACCCGGCCAAGGAGAGACAATGA
- a CDS encoding L-threonylcarbamoyladenylate synthase, which translates to MTAPETDPVPTADVARAARYVRAGGLLILPTDTVYGIGTTARDGDAVARLLAAKGRGRQAPPPVLVPGPQALDGLVAALPAAGRALVDAFWPGALTLVLDAVPHLGWDLGETGGTLALRMPDHPLALALLAATGPMAVTSANRTGRPPATSAADAVAAFPGRVRPIPDLPEAAEAAAAHAPIALLDGGPTPGPVPSTILTLAGAHATAPAVLRDGALTRYALNAVLAGCEGVTPLPTRAEGAAPTLPRGATRPLPPQAGEPRTTAAEPTTAAARAGTAADPGAGGDAGGTLRGSARPRRAGETA; encoded by the coding sequence GTGACTGCCCCTGAGACGGACCCCGTACCCACCGCCGACGTGGCCCGCGCCGCGAGGTACGTGCGCGCTGGCGGTCTCCTCATCCTCCCCACGGACACCGTCTACGGCATAGGCACCACCGCCCGGGACGGGGACGCCGTCGCCCGGCTCCTGGCCGCCAAGGGACGGGGCCGTCAGGCGCCCCCGCCGGTCCTGGTACCCGGCCCCCAGGCCCTGGACGGCCTCGTGGCCGCCCTCCCCGCGGCCGGACGCGCCCTGGTGGACGCCTTCTGGCCCGGGGCCCTGACCCTGGTCCTGGACGCCGTGCCGCACCTGGGCTGGGACCTGGGGGAGACCGGCGGCACCCTGGCCCTGCGCATGCCCGACCACCCCCTGGCCCTGGCCCTCCTGGCCGCCACCGGCCCCATGGCCGTCACCAGCGCCAACCGCACCGGACGGCCCCCCGCCACCAGCGCGGCCGACGCCGTCGCCGCCTTCCCCGGCAGGGTGCGCCCGATCCCGGACCTGCCCGAGGCCGCCGAGGCCGCCGCCGCGCACGCCCCCATCGCCCTGCTCGACGGCGGCCCCACCCCCGGGCCGGTCCCCTCCACCATCCTGACCCTGGCCGGGGCGCACGCCACCGCCCCCGCCGTCCTGCGCGACGGCGCTCTGACCCGCTACGCGCTCAATGCGGTGCTGGCCGGGTGCGAGGGCGTCACCCCCCTGCCCACCCGGGCCGAGGGGGCTGCCCCTACCCTGCCGCGGGGCGCCACCCGGCCCCTGCCTCCCCAGGCCGGGGAGCCCAGGACCACAGCCGCGGAGCCCACGACCGCGGCCGCGAGGGCCGGGACGGCCGCAGATCCCGGGGCCGGGGGGGACGCGGGCGGGACCCTTCGCGGGTCGGCCCGGCCGCGTCGGGCGGGGGAGACGGCGTGA
- a CDS encoding sialidase family protein: protein MDPARTMTRMSVADVPGAHQGDSLRVPALVRLPGGRLLLAHDHRPVPRPTDWAGRGGALPDDLPNPNSLWLRTGSGGFWGPPRRLDPGLPGVTGLSDPCLTVGSGGVVHLLASASTGTGLFGARTPTHPAVPGQPPEPGTLRLLHAVSHDGGTTWRWSDITDVCLPSSTWPRGAVVFPASGHGTRLRHGPWAGRLVQPVVAALTPRPDGSRPVRSAALLSDDSGDTWRLGSPLPAVPGTEATSLAGGAATSGTDEHALAELPDGRLVTSARDGAYGGTRWTSWSTDGGQTWGELLHADDLPDPGCNAGLVALDDGRLLLSHASSLRARRAGRLSVSEDGGRTWRACAALTGPETPFGYSDLAVLPLAGGTAQVLVVAEHPQPDGPTTLTVLMTAPTRPA, encoded by the coding sequence GTGGACCCTGCGCGGACCATGACCCGAATGAGCGTCGCCGACGTCCCCGGCGCCCACCAGGGGGACAGCCTGCGCGTGCCCGCCCTGGTCCGCCTGCCCGGCGGGCGCCTCCTGCTGGCCCACGACCACCGCCCCGTCCCACGCCCCACCGACTGGGCCGGCAGGGGCGGGGCCCTTCCCGACGACCTGCCCAACCCCAACAGCCTGTGGCTGCGCACCGGCAGCGGGGGCTTCTGGGGGCCACCGCGTCGGCTCGACCCCGGCCTGCCCGGCGTCACCGGCCTCTCGGACCCCTGCCTCACAGTGGGCTCCGGGGGCGTCGTCCACCTGCTGGCGTCGGCCTCCACCGGCACCGGCCTCTTCGGCGCCCGTACCCCCACCCACCCCGCTGTCCCCGGGCAGCCCCCCGAGCCCGGGACCCTGCGCCTGCTCCACGCCGTCTCCCACGACGGCGGGACCACCTGGCGGTGGTCGGACATCACCGACGTCTGCCTGCCCAGTTCCACCTGGCCCCGGGGAGCCGTCGTCTTCCCGGCCTCCGGGCACGGGACCCGGCTGCGTCACGGCCCCTGGGCGGGCCGCCTCGTCCAGCCCGTCGTCGCCGCCCTGACGCCCCGGCCCGACGGCTCGCGCCCGGTGCGCTCGGCCGCGCTCCTGTCCGACGACTCCGGGGACACCTGGCGCCTGGGCTCGCCCCTGCCCGCCGTCCCCGGCACCGAGGCCACCAGCCTGGCGGGCGGCGCCGCCACCAGCGGGACCGACGAGCACGCCCTGGCCGAGCTGCCTGACGGGCGCCTGGTCACCAGCGCCCGTGACGGCGCCTACGGCGGGACCCGCTGGACGTCCTGGTCCACCGACGGCGGCCAGACCTGGGGCGAGCTCCTGCACGCCGACGACCTGCCCGACCCCGGCTGCAACGCGGGCCTGGTGGCCCTGGACGACGGGCGGCTGCTGCTCTCCCACGCCTCCTCCCTCCGCGCCCGACGTGCCGGGAGGCTCTCGGTGAGCGAGGACGGCGGGCGCACCTGGCGGGCGTGCGCGGCCCTGACGGGCCCTGAGACCCCCTTCGGCTACTCCGACCTCGCGGTCCTGCCCCTTGCCGGGGGCACGGCCCAGGTGCTCGTGGTCGCCGAGCACCCGCAGCCAGACGGCCCCACCACGCTGACCGTCCTCATGACGGCGCCGACCCGGCCGGCGTGA
- a CDS encoding response regulator: MTGTSLRLLVVDDHPLVRAGVRAELEAHAPDLEVVAEADDVEGAVAAVHALTPDVVLLDVHLPGGNGGGGAEVVTSCHDVPTTRFLALSVSDAADDVVGVIRAGARGYVTKAISATDLAQAVRRVAAGDAAFSPRLAGFVLDAFGAPGEVAVADSELDRLSAREREVMRLIARGYTYKEAASELFISVKTIETHVSAVLRKLQLSNRNELTRWAAARRLV, translated from the coding sequence ATGACAGGCACCTCCCTACGCCTCCTGGTGGTGGACGACCACCCCCTGGTCCGTGCCGGGGTGCGTGCCGAGCTCGAGGCCCACGCCCCGGACCTGGAGGTCGTCGCCGAGGCCGACGACGTCGAGGGCGCCGTCGCCGCCGTCCACGCCCTGACCCCCGACGTCGTCCTCCTGGACGTCCACCTGCCTGGGGGCAACGGCGGGGGAGGGGCCGAGGTGGTCACCTCCTGCCACGACGTCCCCACCACCCGCTTCCTGGCCCTGAGCGTCTCCGACGCCGCCGACGACGTGGTCGGCGTCATCCGGGCCGGGGCGCGCGGCTACGTCACCAAGGCCATCTCCGCCACCGACCTGGCCCAGGCCGTACGCCGGGTGGCCGCCGGTGACGCCGCCTTCTCCCCGCGCCTGGCGGGTTTTGTGCTGGACGCCTTCGGTGCGCCCGGGGAGGTGGCCGTGGCCGACTCCGAGCTGGACCGCCTCTCGGCCCGGGAGCGCGAGGTCATGCGCCTGATCGCCCGCGGCTACACCTACAAGGAGGCCGCCAGCGAGCTGTTCATCTCCGTGAAGACCATTGAGACCCACGTCTCGGCCGTGCTGCGCAAGCTCCAGCTGTCCAACCGCAACGAGCTCACCCGCTGGGCCGCCGCCCGCCGCCTGGTGTGA